From the genome of Fusarium keratoplasticum isolate Fu6.1 chromosome 11, whole genome shotgun sequence, one region includes:
- a CDS encoding Bac-luciferase domain-containing protein encodes MASTSTPETSIPIRGKDEKKKQILINAFDMSTVGHLSPGQWKNPVDKSATKRDLQYWIDLAKLLDKGGVNALFLADTYGGYDTYEGSLDNCIRRAAQWPMTDPTIPITAMAAVTKNLSFAITASTSFEPPFLLAKRFSTLDHFTKGRIGWNIVTSWKKAAFKAIGLESPIPHDERYAQADEYLRVLYKLWEGSWADDAISPNPELDSYADPDKIRTIHHHGKFYDIDTRHIVDPSPQRTPFLFQAGTSSAGSTFAASHAEGIFVSSHSPAILRPKVQAIRKQAADLGRDPQSLKFFATFTPIIGRTDEEAQQKFEEVKKYASTVGGLVLVSGWTGIDLSKVPVDKELTAADSEEPHRVQSLLDAFTATSEKVPKWTPRVIAERAAIGGLGPVSVGSPQTVADEMERWIREGDLDGFNVGYVTTPGTFEEVVELLIPELRRRGLYPEAPSSDEAGHTLRESVYGQGQAGLRDDHPGTKYKYGVYKED; translated from the exons ATGGCATCCACGTCAACACCAGAAACTTCTATTCCTATCCGTGGaaaggatgagaagaagaagcaaatcCTGATCAATGCCTTTGACATGTCCACCGTTGGGCATCTGTCTCCAGGCCAATGGAAG AATCCTGTGGACAAGTCTGCAACAAAGCGAGATTTGCAATATTGGATCGACCTGGCCAAGCTCCTAGACAAGGGCGGCGTCAACGCCCTGTTCCTTGCAGACACATATGGCGGCTATGACACATACGAAGGAAGCCTTGATAACTGTATCCGTCGTGCTGCTCAATGGCCAATGACAGATCCAACTATC cccatcaccgccatggCGGCTGTGACCAAGAACCTATCCTTTGCCATCACTGCCTCGACATCTTTTGAGCCACCATTCTTGTTGGCCAAGAGATTCTCTACTCTGGATCACTTCACCAAGGGCCGCATTGGCTGGAACATTGTGACTTcctggaagaaggctgcTTTCAAGGCCATCGGTTTAGAGAGCCCGATCCCACACGACGAAAGATACGCCCAAGCCGACGAGTATCTGCGCGTCTTGTACAA GCTGTGGGAAGGCTCTTGGGCAGATGATGCCATCTCCCCCAACCCAGAGCTTGACAGCTATGCTGATCCCGACAAGATTCGTACAATTCACCATCACGGCAAGTTCTACGACATTGATACGCGACACATTGTCGACCCATCACCCCAGAGAACTCCATTCTTGTTTCAGGCCGGAACATCGTCAGCCGGCTCTACCTTTGCCGCATCACACGCAGAGGGCATCTTTGTCTCGTCTCATTCACCCGCGATCTTGAGGCCCAAGGTCCAGGCAATCCGCAAGCAGGCTGCCGATCTGGGCAGAGACCCTCAGTCACTTAAGTTCTTTGCGACCTTTACTCCAATTATTGGACGCACCGATGAAGAGGCCCAGCAAAAGTTTGAGGAGGTGAAGAAGTACGCGTCGACCGTTGGTGGCCTTGTGCTAGTCAGTGGATGGACTGGCATCGACTTATCCAAGGTCCCTGTTGACAAGGAACTCACTGCCGCCGACTCAGAGGAACCTCACAGAGTGCAGAGTCTTCTTGACGCCTTCACAGCAACAAGCGAAAAGGTTCCAAAGTGGACGCCACGAGTTATTGCTGAAAGAGCTGCTATCGGCGGCCTAGGCCCTGTCTCAGTCGGTAGCCCACAGACTGTCGCAGACGAGATGGAACGATGGATCCGAGAGGGAGATTTGGATGGGTTCAACGTGGGATACGTCACGACGCCTGGAACCTttgaggaggttgttgaacTGCTTATTCCTGAGCTTCGACGTCGGGGGTTGTATCCAGAGGCACCTAGCAGTGATGAGGCTGGTCATACGTTGCGTGAGAGCGTGTATGGTCAGGGTCAAGCTGGACTGCGGGATGACCACCCAGGAACAAAGTACAAGTACGGTGTGTACAAGGAAGACTAG
- a CDS encoding Abhydrolase-3 domain-containing protein, with product MAQDADPGYPASDPSPPQGTITVYERNERYLMTRALQAAIKPFRPALVKAGRIVTEDSTRINAPKAALKRCDVEERRVEGLWVYNLTAKSAGKNTGKAREGYRRRIIYFAGGGWQMPPGNQHWSFCAEMVSRMPDTKITIVSSPLAPKDPVSVAFPQIEKTYKELLKEAARAGEAVVVAGDSSGGNVALAVATWTLRTSQERDLAPPTAILAICPTTDLRHEHPDIKAVDKVDPVLTFSCINSTARTWCPEPSDSSQAGTDSRAGHPEKGLRMDWSFEDPRVSPIQADLSVLARNYVKVHGITASRDVLGPEAVAFRDKCNKEGIRGEWLAWDGQMHCFPLAFKYGLKESKEAMDFVVDVLQRS from the coding sequence ATGGCCCAAGATGCAGACCCGGGCTATCCGGCCTCGGACCCTAGCCCGCCCCAAGGCACTATCACAGTTTACGAACGAAACGAGCGATATCTCATGACGAGGGCCCTCCAAGCTGCCATCAAGCCATTCAGGCCTGCACTGGTAAAGGCGGGAAGGATAGTCACAGAGGACTCAACTCGGATAAATGCACCCAAGGCCGCATTGAAACGATGCGACGTGGAGGAGAGGCGGGTTGAGGGTCTCTGGGTGTACAACTTGACAGCAAAATCAGCCGGGAAAAACACAGGGAAAGCGAGAGAAGGCTACCGACGAAGAATCATCTACTTCGCCGGCGGAGGATGGCAGATGCCACCGGGCAACCAACACTGGTCTTTCTGTGCTGAAATGGTATCTCGCATGCCAGATACCAAGATCACCATTGTCTCTTCACCATTGGCGCCGAAAGATCCAGTCTCAGTTGCATTCCCTCAAATCGAAAAAACCTACAAAGAGCTCCTAAAAGAGGCAGCGAGGGCCGGTGAagctgtcgtcgtcgctggagaCAGCTCAGGAGGCAACGTTGCGCTGGCTGTGGCAACATGGACCTTGAGGACATCACAGGAACGAGACTTGGCACCTCCCACAGCCATTCTAGCCATCTGTCCTACTACGGATCTCCGCCACGAACACCCGGATATCAAGGCAGTGGACAAGGTTGACCCGGTGCTCACCTTCTCGTGCATCAACTCTACGGCTAGAACTTGGTGTCCTGAACCATCAGACTCGAGCCAGGCAGGGACTGATTCGAGAGCGGGCCACCCCGAGAAGGGTTTACGCATGGACTGGAGCTTCGAAGACCCTCGAGTATCGCCCATCCAAGCAGACCTCAGTGTCCTAGCCCGAAACTACGTCAAAGTCCACGGCATAACAGCTTCACGTGATGTTCTCGGGCCAGAGGCTGTTGCGTTTCGCGACAAGTGCAACAAGGAGGGGATCAGGGGCGAATGGCTTGCTTGGGATGGACAAATGCATTGCTTTCCTTTGGCGTTCAAGTACGGGCTaaaggagagcaaggaggCCATGGATTTCGTGGTTGATGTGCTGCAGAGATCTTGA
- a CDS encoding Zn(2)-C6 fungal-type domain-containing protein: MDKPLSGPPKTRCSSSTRIYSKSGCRTCKIRRLKCDKGRPGCRRCLSTGRVCDGYGVWGEGPAVTPVNLQNRTLHDLSTRSQVGPRNGLERESFDWFRHRASVKLCGVFSSRFWDTLVLQASMTAPSVLHALLALGSAHRLEVMRSCPQEEINSESCKQQERFTLEQYNKAIACLRPHFAKTDRDASSTRMVLITCVIFVCLELLQGRYMEGQTHLENGLNLLSQLQADLQPAGTQGLIVLGHPQESVDDSYLAEAFSRLYAQSSLFGRVPGGCCKSKSHAIATVLADSTIQAPPPLFGSMSQARQHLDGLFNAIHCLTVQCPRDRIIREAPIELLDTQSRILTGLRLWQRAYKVSRLNLTSQLNVRDALSYPLLAVYHTMAVVMATTCLALPDESIFDSFEESFVSVVLACENLLKEAIATIVADKAEGYCSGGFSFTADIGLIPPLYYTALKCRVPSLRRRAIEMLATATHKESIWNGAVAARIARKVVTIEEEGAGVNIGRDHIPPDTQMAVPSPYRVRQVSMDLSDRLAEKAILTCERRRSDGGWELMRKVMHLS; this comes from the exons ATGGATAAACCACTATCGGGCCCTCCGAAGACGAGATGCAGCTCCAGCACGCGAATCTACTCTAAATCCGGCTGCCGCACTTGCAA GATCCGACGGCTAAAATGCGACAAGGGCCGGCCAGGCTGCCGGCGATGCCTCTCCACCGGCCGCGTGTGCGACGGCTACGGCGTCTGGGGAGAAGGGCCCGCCGTGACACCCGTCAATCTCCAGAACCGGACCCTGCATGATCTGTCGACACGCTCTCAAGTCGGTCCGAGGAATGGTCTGGAGCGAGAGAGCTTTGACTGGTTTCGACATCGAGCGAGCGTCAAGCTGTGCGGTGTCTTCAGTTCAAGGTTCTGGGACACATTGGTCCTTCAGGCTAGTATGACGGCTCCCTCGGTTCTCCATGCGTTGCTCGCCTTGGGATCTGCTCACAGGCTGGAGGTCATGAGGTCATGTCCACAGGAAGAGATCAACAGCGAATCCTGCAAACAACAGGAACGTTTCACTTTGGAGCAGTacaacaaggccattgccTGTCTTCGGCCCCATTTCGCAAAGACTGACCGCGACGCCTCGTCGACTCGAATGGTTCTCATAACGTGTGTTATCTTTGTCTGTTTGGAGTTGCTTCAAGGGAGGTATATGGAGGGCCAAACTCACCTCGAGAACGGACTGAATCTCCTCAGCCAGCTTCAGGCCGACCTGCAGCCTGCAGGGACACAAGGCCTTATCGTACTGGGTCACCCTCAAGAATCTGTCGACGACAGCTACCTGGCTGAGGCGTTCTCCCGCCTCTATGCCCAATCGTCACTCTTTGGACGCGTCCCAGGTGGATGTTGCAAGTCGAAGTCACACGCTATCGCTACTGTCCTCGCCGACTCTACCATCCAGGCCCCACCTCCCCTGTTTGGCTCCATGAGCCAAGCAAGGCAGCACCTCGATGGGCTCTTCAACGCTATCCACTGTCTCACGGTACAGTGTCCACGCGATCGCATAATCCGGGAAGCCCCGATAGAGTTGCTCGATACACAAAGTCGCATCCTAACTGGTCTTCGACTCTGGCAACGTGCTTACAAAGTCTCCCGCCTGAACCTGACGTCTCAGCTCAACGTCCGAGACGCACTATCCTACCCACTCTTGGCCGTCTATCATACCATGGCCGTCGTCATGGCGACGACTTGCCTCGCCCTGCCGGACGAATCAATATTTGACTCTTTCGAGGAGTCCTTTGTCTCTGTGGTGTTGGCTTGCGAGAACCTTTTGAAAGAGGCGATTGCAACCATTGTAGCAGACAAGGCGGAAGGCTACTGCTCAGGGGGGTTCAGCTTTACGGCTGACATTGGGCTGATACCACCTTTGTACTACACCGCTCTCAAGTGTCGTGTCCCCTCTCTAAGGCGTCGAGCCATCGAAATGCTCGCGACGGCTACACATAAGGAAAGCATATGGAACGGAGCTGTCGCGGCCAGGATTGCGCGTAAAGTGGTCACGatagaggaagagggagctgGCGTCAATATTGGCCGTGACCACATCCCCCCTGACACGCAGATGGCTGTGCCTAGTCCGTATCGAGTTCGCCAAGTCTCAATGGATCTTTCTGATCGTCTAGCAGAGAAGGCTATTTTGACATGTGAACGGAGGCGAAGCGATGGGGGCTGGGAGTTGATGAGAAAGGTGATGCACCTGAGCTAA
- a CDS encoding NmrA domain-containing protein — protein sequence MSSLVAVAGGTGNLGRTIVEAIIADGKFQVLILAREANAEKEKQIGAKILPVNYADVDGLTKVLEDNNIETVISTLNTMGVAEPELNLIAAADRAKTTRRFVPSIWGAKYTQEISDSFPIAKAKLAVTAALEKTSLEYTSWLIGYFADYYIAPHLPSHMTILRVVIDMANNAAAIPGSGDVPVAFTYTVDLAKFVSASLSLPKWQPETYLTGDKLTWNQLLALAEAAKGTKFSVTYDSVDSLKEGKVSELPSHAAMYGFLPKEQLQGILATFGLMFETGLFNLEGPSIVKDFPDIKLRTMKELLTEAWEGKE from the exons ATGTCGTCGCTTGTCGCAGTCGCCGGAGGAACTGGAAACCTAGGCCGCAccatcgtcgaggccatcatcgccgacggGAAATTCCAAGTTCTCATCCTAGCCAGAGAG GCCAATGCCgaaaaggagaagcagattgGGGCAAAGATCCTGCCCGTCAACTACGCCGATGTCGACGGCTTGAccaaggtcctcgaggatAACAATATCGAGACTGTCATCTCTACCCTGAACACCATGGGTGTTGCGGAGCCGGAGCTGAACCTCATTGCGGCTGCTGATCGGGCCAAGACCACGAGGCGCTTTGTTCCAAGCATTTGGGGCGCCAAGTACACCCAAGA GATCTCCGACAGCTTTCCCATTGCAAAGGCGAAGCTGGCTGTCACTGCCGCGCTTGAGAAGACGAGCCTCGAATACACCTCATGGCTTATTGGCTATTTTGCCGACTACTATATCGCACCCCATCTTCCCAGTCACATGACCATCCTGAGAGTTGTCATTGACATGGCGAACAACGCGGCGGCTATTCCTGGGTCTGGTGATGTCCCCGTGGCATTCACCTACACCGTGGATCTCGCCAAGTTTGTCTCCGCGTCGCTGTCCCTGCCCAAGTGGCAGCCCGAAACGTACCTCACCGGCGACAAACTGACATGGAATCAGCTTCTCGCGCTCGctgaggctgccaagggtaCCAAGTTCAGCGTGACGTATGATTCAGTGGATTCGTTGAAGGAAGGCAAGGTCTCGGAACTGCCCAGCCACGCAGCCATGTATGGCTTTCTCCCGAAGGAACAGCTGCAGGGCATTTTGGCGACGTTTGGACTCATGTTTGAGACCGGCTTGTTCAACTTGGAGGGCCCCTCTATTGTGAAGGATTTCCCGGACATCAAGTTGAGGACGATGAAGGAGCTGCTGACCGAGGCCTGGGAGGGCAAGGAATAG
- a CDS encoding MFS domain-containing protein has protein sequence MSFVSVLSKFPSWVPRKSWQVNILLICTAINTGSVLGYDASMMNALNILPAYTDYFSLTPTTTALNSGIIWVGAAIGSASFARVPDYIGRKPSLFYSAILAIIGGALTAASQNIAMFLVARFILGAGIGGTYMAVPVYISEALPLKHRTLGLGLINDVYYVGGLLSAGITYGTSFLQSTWAWRLPALCQIVFTVISIIALPFAPESPRWLAYQGRKDEALAAIAQVTSDGDISDPAVQLQFVQICESLDYEKEMETPSIKELYVNKGYRKRMLLVFSVAIFSMMTGSNIFSYYLGTALTNAGITDSTAQLQVNVVLNAFCLIICLFGTYMADRIGRKMLAIISTALCTVTLFIIGALTKEFGNSTNKSAIYANVAMMFLAQGFYSFGWTPILQMYPPELLSYQIRSIGMSWCITWQNMTILIPIFAFPIAMNNIGWITYMMNGGWNLFQLAIIAKYWVETRNLSLEEVSLLFDGEIHSQVTGVKKIIEGVPSKLDAEAVLAQVKPDIKQSTEPVDE, from the exons atgtccttTGTCTCCGTCTTGTCCAAGTTTCCTTCATGGGTGCCGCGAAAGTCATGGCAGGTCAACATCCTGCTCATCTGCACCGCCATCAACACTGGCTCG GTCTTGGGTTATGATGCCTCCATGATGAACGCTTTGAATATCCTGCCCGCGTACACGGATTACTTCAGTCTCACACCTACTACGACGGCTCTCAACTCGGGTATCATCTGGGTCGGTGCAGCGATCGGTAGTGCCAGCTTTGCCAGGGTCCCCGACTACATTGGAAGGAAGCCTTCGCTCTTCTACTCCGCCATtctggccatcatcggcgG TGCCCTCACAGCAGCTTCTCAGAACATTGCCATGTTCCTTGTTGCTAGGTTCATCCTTGGCGCTGGCATCGGCGGCACCTACATGGCAGTTCCAGTCTACATCTCCGAAGCCCTGCCTCTCAAGCACCGCACCCTTGGTTTAGGTCTCATCAACGACGTCTACTATGTTGGTGGCCTGCTCTCAGCCGGAATCACGTACGGCACCTCTTTTCTGCAAAGTACGTGGGCCTGGAGACTTCCGGCGCTGTGCCAGATTGTCTTTAccgtcatctccatcattgCACTTCCGTTCGCCCCTGAATCTCCCCGTTGGCTGGCGTACCAGGGCCGCAAGGATGAGGCACTTGCCGCTATTGCGCAGGTCACCTCTGACGGTGACATTTCGGATCCGGCGGTTCAGCTTCAGTTTGTTCAGATTTGTGAATCGCTCGATtacgagaaggagatggagacacCTTCGATCAAGGAGCTCTACGTCAACAAAGGATACCGCAAGAGAATGCTGCTTGTCTTTTCTgtcgccatcttcagcaTGATGACAGGCAGCAACATCTTCTCGTACTACCTTGGCACTGCGCTTACAAACGCCGGAATCACCGACTCAACCGCCCAGCTCCAGGTCAACGTTGTCCTCAACGCCTTCTGCCTGATCATCTGCCTGTTCGGCACCTACATGGCTGATCGGATCGGAAGAAAAAtgctggccatcatctcgacagCTCTTTGCACCGtcaccctcttcatcatcggaGCTCTGACCAAGGAGTTCGGCAACTCGACCAACAAGAGCGCCATCTACGCCAACGTTGCCATGATGTTCCTGGCCCAGGGGTTTTACAGCTTCGGATGGACTCCAATCCTGCAGATGTATCCTCCGGAGCTTCTCAGCTACCAGATTCGAAGTATCGGCATGTCATGGTGCATTACGTGGCAGAACATGACCATCTTGATCCCCATTTTTGCTTTCCCCATTGCAATGAACAAC ATCGGCTGGATCACCTACATGATGAATGGCGGGTGGAACCTATTTCAACTAGCAATCATA GCCAAATACTGGGTCGAGACCCGAAATCTGTCCCTTGAAGAagtctctcttctcttcgaTGGAGAGATTCACTCCCAGGTCACTGGtgtcaagaagatcatcgaAGGAGTTCCGTCCAAGTTGGACGCTGAGGCGGTTCTGGCCCAGGTCAAGCCCGACATCAAGCAGAGCACTGAGCCAGTGGATGAGTAG
- a CDS encoding Beta-glucosidase, with protein MASHRTDDVEQLLQLLTLEEKVSLLAGADTWQTNEISRLGIGSLKTTDGPSGARGQLAVDGPTAAFLPGPICQAATWSKQQIRSVGRLLCEEARTKAAQILLAPTICLSRNPLGGRNFESFGEDPFLTGSLATEYVAGVQETGQVMATVKHFLSSLSVANEQEWQRFTIDAKVSEKALREMYLRPFEMVVRSNTTPGCLMTSYNVINGAHADMNHHLLQEVLRGDWGFKGLVMSDWGGTNSTAESVIAGLDLEMPGPSSKRGELLLEAVKKTENPDKLLKAIDSSASQILSTCKRMGLLGLSEEEALQTRKQLEQSSTTQEGIKLMRTVAAQGAVLLKNDSSTLPLKPADLSGKQVAFIGPNALVGTPGGGGSATMNPQYLSQPMTSFKAAVEAQGLHTRVVYTQGAYSKKWLPLFKKDQWKSRSSGDDGKNLVRVDFYTTRDLSGPILETQHRNSSWVDFIDSAPLPLQKAHVPPYSFRVTSTVRPQTTGNHRLGIASVGEARLFINGELVLDNCNWKETSEAFYSFGSREKINSKHMNAGQTYDLVVEGWTKPDRSEEESLHFFSEHPSVRIGFEEELPKDMIDTAVKTADESDYSVVILGIDDEWESEGYDRQFMHLPGTQNELAEALLTRCKYPERLIFINQSGSPVELPWEDKCSTLVQAWYGGQEAGNGLADLLLGVISPSGRMPISWPRKYTDLPYAADQEMWPGVDGKVIYKEECHLGYRYYLHNNVRPHFWFGYGLSYTRFESSVKIEVKNPDSWSFNATVKNVGSADGEETVQLYAWPSGKDAERRLVAFDKTPVLKPGEETSLRLNVTKRELASWEGGVDGQWVLPEGVWQFAVAKHAGDTDVKAIEVPVQSARTWKASEW; from the exons ATGGCCTCCCATCGTACCGACGATGTTGaacagcttctccagctgctTACCCTAGAGGAGAAGGTCTCCTTGCTGGCCGGAGCCGATACATGGCAGACCAACGAGATAAGCCGGCTCGGCATCGGTTCCCTCAAG ACAACTGATGGTCCCTCCGGGGCTAGAGGTCAGCTCGCGGTCGACGGTCCTACCGCCGCGTTCCTCCCTGGGCCAATCTGCCAAGCAGCAACATGGTCCAAGCAACAGATTCGATCTGTCGGTCGTCTGCTCTGCGAGGAGGCCAGGACGAAGGCGGCACAGATTCTACTCGCGCCAACCATCTGTCTCTCGAGAAACCCCCTTGGCGGCCGCAACTTTGAGAGTTTCGGCGAGGATCCCTTTTTGACGGGGTCTTTGGCCACTGAATATGTGGCTGGAGTCCAGGAGACGGGCCAAGTGATGGCGACTGTAAAGCACTT cctctcctccctcaGCGTTGCCAACGAGCAAGAATGGCAACGTTTCACCATCGATGCCAAAGTCAGCGAGAAGGCCTTGAGAGAGATGTATCTCAGGCCTTTCGAGATGGTGGTCCGATCAAACACCACGCCGGGCTGTCTCATGACATCTTACAATGTCATCAATGGCGCCCACGCCGACATGAACCACCATCTGCTCCAGGAAGTCCTTCGCGGTGACTGGGGCTTCAAGGGCCTCGTCATGAGCGACTGGGGCGGCACCAACTCTACTGCCGAGAGCGTCATTGCTGGCCTCGATCTCGAGATGCCTGGGCCATCTAGCAAGAGAGGAGAATTGctcctcgaggctgtcaagaagaCCGAGAACCCCGATAAGCTACTCAAGGCCATTGACTCCTCTGCCAGCCAGATTCTGTCCACGTGCAAGAGAATGGGACTCCTGGGACtgtctgaggaggaggctctgcAGACTCGCAAGCAGCTGGAACAGTCGTCAACAACACAGGAAGGCATAAAGCTTATGCGAACTGTTGCTGCCCAAGGAGCTGTCCTGTTGAAGAACGACAGCTCCACACTTCCTCTGAAGCCAGCTGATCTTTCAGGAAAGCAAGTCGCTTTCATCGGTCCCAATGCCTTGGTTGGAACGCCAGGCGGCGGTGGATCGGCCACCATGAACCCACAATACCTGAGTCAACCTATGACCTCTTTCAAGGCTGCAGTCGAGGCACAAGGGCTGCACACTCGTGTCGTGTACACTCAGGGAGCATACTCCAAGAAGTGGCTGCccctcttcaagaaggaccAGTGGAAGTCCCGGTCGTCAGGAGACGACGGCAAGAACTTAGTCCGCGTTGACTTTTACACTACTCGCGACCTTTCGGGTCCCATCCTCGAGACGCAGCATCGCAACAGCTCCTGGGTCGACTTTATTGACTCTGCACCACTGCCTCTCCAAAAGGCCCACGTTCCGCCATATTCCTTCCGTGTCACATCTACTGTACGTCCCCAGACCACCGGAAACCACCGGCTCGGTATTGCGAGCGTGGGTGAGGCTCGCCTGTTTATTAACGGGGAGCTGGTCCTCGACAACTGCAACTGGAAAGAAACTTCCGAGGCCTTCTATTCGTTTGGAAGCCGTGAGAAGATTAACTCCAAGCACATGAACGCCGGGCAAACCTACgaccttgtcgtcgagggctGGACGAAGCCCGATCGCTCTGAAGAGGAATCGCTGCATTTCTTTTCAGAACATCCTTCAGTCCGCATTGGATTCGAAGAGGAGCTCCCGAAAGACATGATCGATACCGCTGTCAAGACTGCCGATGAGAGCGACTACTCAGTTGTTATCCTTGGCATTGACGACGAGTGGGAGAGCGAGGGTTATGACCGACAGTTCATGCATCTCCCAGGCACCCAGAACGAGTTGGCAGAGGCGTTGTTGACAAGGTGCAAATATCCTGAACGTCTGATCTTTATCAACCAGTCAGGATCCCCTGTTGAGCTGCCATGGGAAGACAAGTGTAGCACCCTGGTGCAGGCTTGGTACGGTGGCCAGGAAGCGGGCAATGGGCTGGCAGACTTACTCCTGGGAGTCATCAGCCCATCTGGCCGGATGCCCATCTCGTGGCCACGCAAGTACACCGATCTCCCGTATGCCGCAGACCAGGAGATGTGGCCTGGAGTCGACGGCAAGGTCATTTACAAGGAAGAGTGCCATCTTGGATATCGATACTACCTACACAACAACGTGCGACCTCACTTCTGGTTCGGTTATGGACTGAGCTACACGCGGTTTGAGTCTTCAGTCAAGATTGAAGTCAAGAACCCAGATTCGTGGAGTTTCAACGCTACCGTCAAGAACGTCGGCAGTGCTGATGGCGAAGAAACAGTTCAATTGTATGCCTGGCCATCTGGAAAGGACGCCGAGAGGCGACTGGTTGCTTTTGACAAGACTCCTGTGTTAAAGCCAGGCGAGGAGACTTCCTTGAGGCTTAATGTGACAAAGCGAGAGCTGGCTTCCTGGGAGGGTGGCGTTGATGGTCAATGGGTGTTACCGGAGGGAGTTTGGCAGTTTGCTGTTGCCAAGCATGCTGGTGATACCGATGTGAAGGCCATTGAAGTGCCAGTGCAGTCAGCTAGGACGTGGAAGGCTTCTGAGTGGTAG
- a CDS encoding CVNH domain-containing protein: MSFHESATDITVEGNILKAQLSNGEEYLEAEFDLDTVIGVSDGALTWGGENFSESSEDISFGLEGDDEVPVLRATINNEDGEQTSSDINLSEYIANNCGEFEYVG, translated from the exons atgtcttTCCACGAGTCCGCTACCGACATCACCGTCGAGGGAAATATCCTAAAGGCTCAGCTCTCCAACGGCGAGGAGTACCTTGAAGCCGAGTTTGACCTCGACACCGTCATTGGTGTCAGCGACGGCGCCCTCACTTGGGGTGGCGAGA ACTTCTCCGAGTCCTCGGAGGACATCTCCTTCGGCCTCGAGGGTGATGACGAGGTTCCCGTCCTCCGagccaccatcaacaacgaggatggcgagCAAACCTCTTCTGACATTAATCTTTCTGAATACATCGCCAACAACTGCGGCGAATTTGAGTACG TCGGGTAA